One Argentina anserina chromosome 6, drPotAnse1.1, whole genome shotgun sequence genomic window, AATGttgtatttgttttcaaaGCTAACCAAGACACCATACAATAGTGTGTGCAGGTATTGTGCACTGGTACGAGAAAGCAATGGATGGAGTTGGGTGTGTTGTTCAAATTCAGTAAACTGTATTTCGGTTTTCATTTTAGATTTCCATATTTGGATATCTGATTTCAAAACTTTGTTAAAGCTAATTCTTTTTTGCTCTTTATATCCATTTCCCTGAAGTTTATTAACTTCAATCTATTTGTTGTATCGAGTTCTGAACGgacatgtatatctctgcgatAAACAGATTTTCACctcaaaattaatttaaacctCCTGTTGTGCTTATCTAAAAAGTTTTTACACATAATAGCGCTTTTTTAAAATGtaaatcaaattttcaatttatgtCTTATAGACTTGCGACACTATAACGTACTTAAATTGGTAAGGTGCAATTTGGGGCATTATAGATCAAGAATTTCGAACTCGGTACATAATGAGTCACAACATATTCCATACATGGTGATCTTTGTCTGTATGatcaatatttttttcaaaaatcagACGCTTCACAATTAATATACATGTAATACAACAAATTCATTCCTCATCAATTTGAACCAATTTTCCGCTTATCTCACCCAACAATGCCAAGCAAAGATTTCGGTCTTAAATTTTTCTACCTCCCCATGAAAGCTTGAATTGATCGAACCTTTCGACCACTCCGATGTTCGGCATAGTGTTTGCAAACATCTTCCCATAACTCATTTTTTCTTTGATCTTTACCTTTAGCCGGATTTTGACTTACATATTTCCAAGACTTGCACAATTGAATGTCTTCCAACGGTTGCCATATTGTCTCGTTGTCACCTCCCTGATCAAGTTTCACCCCTTCAACAGCTTCATGTTCTACTTCTTCATCactcattttgaaaattaaaaatttggaAGATGAAAGCTATAGGTGGAGAAACAAAAGATGTTGAGGAaccaaaatagaaaccttTTTGGTGTAGGAGGTAAAAGAGATGGTGATGTACTTATAGggtattttttttcctacCGTTGCTATAAAAATTTGGAATTCTTTTTCCCCTCTCTAACCCATATTAATTAAATATCATTCAATTTAATCATGTTATATGAATCAATGGTTCAGATTATTTCGACACATTAGAAATCATTTTAGAAAACCAACTGCTATATGacacatcatcatcaaccaaaTACATTCACTAGAGGACAAAAAACTGAAGGGACGCGTTATTTCTTTTCTGATAGTAGAAATCGATACTTCATTATCTTCTTGGCGTGTTAATTACTTTGCCTTCTTATGACCTGGGTCAGCAATTATTGAAGCTTGGATCAAGTTGTTGCCCCAATAGTAAGCCTAAGTCATTTACTGTGCTATTAACCCAATACCATTAGAACATCCAAAACTTGTTTTTTAGTGATCCGGGTCACAAAACTGAGCTTGTGCCATggaaggaagaaagaaaaaaaacttttaTTTACTCAAACTTGCTCTAAGAAAGAAACACGaaacaatttttatttactcaAACTATATGAAGCCCCTTACTTGCTTTGCACGTGATATGCTTTGAGGaatttggtggtggtggtatgTATGCCTCTGTCAATTGGTGGTGGCTTTGATTGGTGGCAGATGTGGGATCCACTTGTGGAGCAAAACAAAGTTTTGCAATTCTGGCGGGCAGATGCAGATGTTGATGACTTAGGGCTCCTTGCTGCACGGCTTCCTGTGGATCTGATTGCTCTCTGCGTTTCGCTTTGCTGAGTCTTTTATGGTGGTAATATGCAGCGGAAGTTTACGATGGTGGTGGTTGGTTTCTAATTTGGGGATTTTGGGTAGGAATCATAATATGCAGCGGTTTGTGGTGTGATTTGAGATTGAATGCAAGTTCGAATGATCGAACCTGACTCTGATGTCAAgtagaaaatataaattcaaTTTGAGGTTTAATAGTACGatatattcttctctaacataaGTAGTAGGAATATATAGACACGTATTATTCTACAACTCTAgccccatatatatatgaaatatcGATCATATTATGATTTATATAATGGAAAACCTCACCCGCATGCATCTTGATTCTTGATCGCTGTTGTAACGGTGTAACCTAATAGTTCTTGACCAAACAAGTATATGATCCATGTTTTTGCAATGATTTAACGAGAAACCAGATCGATCGGAATTATTAGTATAAAGAACTAAAGATGGTCACGTACAGTGTATTGACCCTTAAGAATCTTTACAGTTCCGTCTCGGAAATGACCTTTTTCCatgagtttatttggtacCGGATAACTGTATTCGTCAGAGGTCATTGTTTTAATTTGAGAATGCATTGCAATTGTTTCAGATGCCATCAGCTTAGTGAAATTACACTAACTTGGCttgaacatgaacatcatatatatagttgcacTCACAGGATTGGAAACAGATAGttgatcaacatatatatatatatatatatatatatattgcatcACTATTTATTATCCCCTAAGAAGCACACAGTGAAAtggaaataataataataatgtctaCTACTATACATAGTCTATTACGCACTCGCTATCATTAATCAAGTTCCAATATAATGAGTTAATGACTATTTGTTCTTCGTAATAATGTCTCTAATATCAAGTGTAGCCGATACCGGTTGCAGTAGTTGGACTTTTGTTTTATTCAATCTGTTCAAGAAACAGCACCTAAATTTGATGTATTATGTGAGTGACTGTGTAAGGTACCCAGCTAGCTTTTTCAATAAGCTCTGCTTAAGTTTCTCTGCCTTTAACTAAATCCTTGGTCATTTGATCAAACAAACCCACAACATGTACAACTTGAATTGATAACACTTTCCCTTAACGAGGCTAACACAGAAGACAAATATCATAAGCTTCTTTAACGTGTACAGAATATCGCTTCTTCAGCAGGAATTGAGCAGCATTATTAGTTTCACCAGCCCATTTATAGTCCCCTACCTGCGCTCTAGATCTTCCATCACCAAACTTCCTCTAAAAATCACTGGGAAAGAAATGATAGTTTTCGATAAACTATTGGTTTCCTTAAGCCTTCTAGTTCTTGTTACCAAAGTGGCTCACGGGCAGCCTCTAGTTCCTGCACTTATCATCTTTGGGGACTCTATTAGTGATGTAGGAAACAATAACAATCGCACTACACTAGTGAAGGCAAACTTTCTTCCTTACGGAAGAGACTTCCCTAGTCATCAACCGACTGGAAGATTTTGTAATGGAAAGCTTGCTATAGACTTCACAGGTAACATTATCAGctgcttcattttcttctcagATTCTAAGAACTGATCacttgtttctttcttttcgcTGATAGCTGAATATCTTGGGTTCACCTCATACCCACCAGCTTACCTTAGCCAAGAAGCCACAGGAGCCAACATTTTAACTGGTGTTAACTTTGCCTCAGCTGCTTCTGGCTATTATAACTGGACAGCGTGGTTATGGGTAAACCATTTCTCATGTCCTCACATGACTCaaaattttctctctctcagatacacttatgttgatctgcctaCTGGTTTTGCAGGGTGCAATTCCACTAAACCAACAACTGAATTACTACAGAGCGTATCAAAGTAGAGTGGTGAATATGGTCGGACAAGCCGAAGCCGATGCCATATTCTCTGGCGCCATCCATCTTCTAAGTGCAGGGACCAGCGATTTCGTTCAGAATTACTACATCAATCCATTTCTTAGAGGATACACACCTGACCAATTCTCAGACATCTTAATCCGATCCTTCTCCTCTTTCATTCAGGTAACTCCTCTCTTTACATATTGCAAGTGGATAGGGTTTCTATGCAACTTTAGTTCAGTCACAGGAACAATATCTCTATTATGTGCAGTTAGATACCACTTGGGTTCGGTAATCATTATGCATAACCTGTTTATCTTTTTTTCATacgaaaagaaatatatttaaaaGAGAAACCTCTAGGGCATCCACATTGTACAATGTCAAATAATAAGACATTAGAAGCCTCATTTAGAACCCTATTCAACCAACTAGTTCCTTGGCTAATCGAATGACCAAGGTTTGCTATAACATCGGCGACAAAATTCGCTTCTCTAAAGACATGTTTAAAGCAAATGGAATCAAAACTAGCAGCTAGAGTGCGAATGTCTCCCACAAGGCTAAGTAAACGCCAAGGAACACCCGAAGCTCCATTAATTGCATTGATTACAAGCCTTGAATCTCCTTCAACCTCCAAATTGCGATAACCTCTATCTTTTGCAGCAATAAGGCTATCTCTAGGGGCTAGAGCTTCAGCCACCGGCACTGTCGTCTTCCACGCATTTCTCGTTGCTGCCATTAGTGGCCTTACATTACAGTCTTGTATAACAAAGCCACTTGCAGCAGAGCCACTTCATACTGAACCATCAAAGTTGATTTTTTAAGTGTTCAAAGGTGGAGGGTTCCACTTTATAGTggtgttgttgttttgatttccccGGACTCTGAACCTTACTCAACTCATTGCAAATTTTCAAGGTTGTGGCAGCGGGAGCTACCACCCCAAGGTATTGGTATCTTTGAAAATGGTATCATTCCTTACTTTCCATATATGCCAACATGTAACAATAGCTTTGAAATTGGTCTAACTCCTAACCCTCCAAGACTTTTAGGCTTGCAAACCCACTCCCAACTTACTGGAGGGCATTTCATATCATCTCCCCAAAGGAAGGTTCTAGCTTGGTTATCCAGGCTATATGTTACCATCCTAGAGCACTTGAAACAAGACAGAGTGATTAGGCATACGTGACAAATTTGATTTAACAAGGGACAACTTCTCTGCTCTAGAAAGGGTACCCAGTACCCCTTTTCCAACCCACAAGCTATGCAGAAATGTTCAATAAGAATTCCTTGGTATTGGAAGGGGCAAAACACAACATTATGATTACCAAGGTATTTCCCAATAGTTAACTTTTGTTGAATTCCTAGAGTATTGACAATACTATTTTTAATGTAAGTTGCTACCTTATGAATACTGATTTTCTGACCTGAAGCCGTAGAAAATTTATGTAAAATCTTTGCAATATTACCGGCTCCCTTTTTTGTAGCTTTTGCAAAGATTAAGCAATCATCTGCAAACATCAAGTTAACAATTCTAAAGCCACATGGGGAAGAAAGGAGTCCCACATGTGATTTACAGTTAATTGCAAGGTAATTCAGGTTCCTAATTAAAGGTTCCATAGCAAGAATAAACAAGGAGACAGGGGATCACCCTGCCTTATTCCCCTTGTAGGCTTAAACCACCCTGAAGGTTTCCCGTTAACCAAAATTGAAAAGGACACGGAGGTTATGCAATTCATGATAAGGTCAATCAATCTTTATGAAAGCCAAACTTGTAAAGGCAAGCAGATATATAATTCCAATCAAGATAGTCATAAGCTTTTTCCATGTCAATTTTTACAGCCATGGCTCCATTCTTACCATTTCTTCTCTGAAAGTCCGAGAAGATTTCATGAGCAATGAGAATATTATCTTGAATGGACCTTCCTGGAGCAAACGCCCCTTGGTTCTTGGAAATACATTTTTCTAATAAAGGTCGTAGAATCGTGATAATTATTTTAGTAATGATTTTATAAGAGACATTACAAAAACTAATAGGTTTAAAGTGTGTCACTTTTCCTGGATTTTCCACTTTCGGGATTAAGGCAATGTTTGTATGATTCAGTAAATTAATAGGTTTATTACCTTGAAAAATATCCTTGATCATGGGAATCACAGTATCCTTAACTTCTTCCCAGCAGTTATGGAAGAAAGCCGCATGTATACCATCAGGCCCTGGAGCCTTAAGTCCACCAATACTTTTCACTGCTTgccaatttcaaaatcttcaacaGGCTTCATTAGCATCGTATTATCCTGTACAGAGATACAAGGATCAATAATGTCAATAAAATCAGTACTAACAGAGTTATTTAAAGAAGTACCAGCACTAAATCTCTTTTTATAGTCATTGACCAAGAGGTCTTCAATTTCTTGGTCTGTAATCCAAACTCCGGCATCAGTTTGTGTAGTGAATCGGTTaacaagttagtcagagaaacagaacaaacacattaaaccaagagaaacaaccacaaagaaaagaacacaagaacacagatttaagATGGTTCAGCAAATAATTTTGCTTACATCTACCGGAcaaaaacacacttccactatattaataatgggtacataagaaagactaagaaaacaaggacttttctctttctatctttctcgtctctgccctctctcaccctctaaccgagaatgaaacacatttttctctttgtCTCTGCGATGCCTAAACTTAGAGCAtaacccctccttatatagccataagACCAAACAtatttcctcaccaaataggaaTCATATTCATAATAGTGGCAGGATGTAAAACCTCCTCCTTCTACaagtaaaccatcatcaataaagatTCTATATCCTTACCggaacaccatactctaagaaaccatcttagaaaaaaaaaacacatgggcTAGAAACCCAACAATCTCCCTCTCCAGACCATGAGAGAGGTACACCGGCGTGACTCCATCACCGGGAGTTTGCCCAAGCTGACTTGATGCAGAACTATGTGGTTGGAGCACGCAGCTCCCCCTGATCAGGCTCCTGATCGAACAACTCATCACCATGTCCCTGTTGGTGGAACAACTTTTGACCATCTTCACCCTGATCAGAAACCCATTGGAGAAGGACATTTGTGACCACTTTTTCAGAACGTCTTTCTTCCTTATATGGTTGTCACCATGACACCGTATGTCTGAAGAAGTATCATTCATTGCACTGAAGTCATCTTTATACACCAAGCTATGTGTCTTGTACAAGGAACGACAAAACTCTCCACTAGCAACGTCTAACGATCGATTCGTAAGCTTCCACTTCCCATCACCAATAAACTAGTGGAAACCTTATTTGTCAAGAGCACTTGCAGACAGTATGTTGACACATAGATCCAAAACGTGTCTCACATCCTTCAATGTCATATGGTAACCCAGATTAGTCTCGAGGCAAATATCTCATATTCCTGAACTCTTGGAGTAGCTTGTATTGCCCATTTTTAACATCTCAAAGCCGCCTACCTTGTATGTAGAAAAGAGCTCCAAGTTGGAACTATCATAACAAGTTGCACCCGTATCCACGAACCAATTATGACCCTTGTCACCCACATATAGACATTCTTGTAAAGTAAGAGGCTCATCCGAAACATCTGAAATACAAGCAGTATAGCCATTATCTTCACCATCTTGGTACTTgcctttcttcttgttttgtttccaCTTTCGACACATCCGCTTCATGTGGCATTTCTCGCCACAATAGTGACAATCGCCACTAAACCTTTGACCCGAATTCTTGCCTTTACCCTTCGCATAAAGGGCTGTTGCGTGCTCATTGTCTGTGCCAACACTTTTCCTTATTTGTTCTTCGTTAAGCATGTTATCATTAACGGTATCCATAGACAATACACCATTAGACGCAGAATTACTCAAGGTCACCACGAAAGTTTTCCAACTATCCGACAAAGTTCCTAACAACAGCAATACGAGTagctcatcatcaaccttcatCCCCATTTTCGACAACTGGTTGGTCACATTCTGGAAATTGTTCAAGTGCACAGCCACACTACtatcatcatcaaacttcaTGTTGACCATCTCTTTGATAAGGAATGCTTTCTTCGCAACGGTCTTCTTCTCAAAAAGGGACTCCAATATCTTCCAGAGTACTTCCGCATTAGTTTCTTTCGACACATGATAAAAGACGCTATTATTAACCAATTGTCTTATCGTACCAACTGCTTTCCGGTGCAACTTTCGCCACTTCTCATCAGTCATATTGGTTAGCTTTGCAGCCACACCCTCTATGGCCTCATGCATATCCCTACAATACAGGATATCCTCCATTCTTGGCTTCCACGTCACCCAATTCTTGTGGGTGAGTTTGATCATTGTGCCTTTCACATCATCATCCATTCTGACAACACCGATTCAGCCGAACCCAACCTTCAAcctggctctgataccacttatAGTAaatcggtcaacaagttagttagagaaacagaacaagcacatcaaatcaagagaaacaaccacaaagaaaagaacacaagaacacagatttaaggtggttcagcaaataACTTAGCATACATACaccggacagaaacacacttccactatattaataatgggtacacgagaaagactaagaaaacaaggatttttctctttctatctttttcctctctgccctctctcaccctctaaccgagaatggaacacactttgctctttgtctctacgatgcctaaacctagagcataacccctccttatatagtcataaggacaaacattgtaataaccctaaattttcaaacgatattagtttgatttgaaattccataaaattgtgaaatttaattagaatgagtgTGGGTGGTGGTGACATGATGAAACGAAATACGGAAatgttctcggaacgtttgaatcgaaaaacgttacgtttccgaacgaatatatcgacttttattccgtcgatcatttgtgaaaacttccttcacgaaagttgtagagctcgtcg contains:
- the LOC126796839 gene encoding GDSL esterase/lipase At5g03810-like, giving the protein MIVFDKLLVSLSLLVLVTKVAHGQPLVPALIIFGDSISDVGNNNNRTTLVKANFLPYGRDFPSHQPTGRFCNGKLAIDFTAEYLGFTSYPPAYLSQEATGANILTGVNFASAASGYYNWTAWLWGAIPLNQQLNYYRAYQSRVVNMVGQAEADAIFSGAIHLLSAGTSDFVQNYYINPFLRGYTPDQFSDILIRSFSSFIQELYGLGAQRIGVTNLPPIGCLPVAITVFNPGSNQCNIRQNQDAILFNNKLNNTSQTLKQRLPGLKLVVFDIYQPLLDMITNPTDSGFFESRRACCGTGTFETSVLCNLRSVGTCNNATGYVFWDGFHPSEAANEVLADDLLAQGFDQIS